The genomic DNA CCCGAGAACTGCCCTTCCTCGCCCTGATACTGTGGCGCCCCGACGGACCCGGAGTCAGACGGGAGGCCGGACGCGCGGAGCAACTCGCGCCCTGCCTCATAGTCCACCCTCCCGGCGGAGATCTGGGCGCCTTCGTACTCCGACTGCACGTTCCCGAACAGGGACACCACATCCCCGGGACCGTCCGCAGGCGCGCCGCGCGGCGCGAGCGTGATCCGGAGCGAGTCGGTCGCGGTGTAGCGGATCGGCTGGTCGAGGCCGCCGTCCGCGGCAGGGGCGCGGGGAACGGAGAGCGTCAGCGGGGAGGCCGGACGCAGCGTGTCGACGGTGTCCGCCGGGACGGGCCGCGCCAGGGAGTCGACCGCGGCGGACCGATCAGCCAGCGTATCCGGAGGGACATCCTGCGCACGGGCTCCGACCCCACAGAGGAGGGCCAGAAGGAAGGGGGCGAAGCGTACTCGGCGGACCACAGGGCTCCAACGGACGCGGTCACGGGATCGTGCGCGGTGCGCCACCGGCTCAAGTGGCGTCGTCGATGTGCTCGAACACCAGGCGCGCGGCGCCCAGCATCGCGACATCGTTGCCCCGTGTCTCCTGCACGATCTCGATCCCCTCCGACATGGACGGGATGACGGCCCGCAGCATCGCCCGGCGGGCCGGTTCGAGCAGCAGGTCTCCGGCTCGCGACACGCCGCCGCCGACGATGACCTTGCGGATGTCCAGCAGGTTGACCACGGACCCGAGCAGGACGCCCAGCTTGTGGCCCGCCCACGCGAGCACCTCGATGGCTGCCTCGTCTCCCGCGAGCGCGGCCGAGTGGACTCGCTCGGGCGTCACGTCCTTGAGGTCATCGCCCGACGTCTCGTGGAGATCCGTATCGCGGGCGAGGAGCTGGTAGCGGGCGTGCCGGGAGAGAAACCGCTGTCCGAGGTAGGCCTCGATGGCGCCTGCGACGCCCGCGCGGTCGTACGGTCCTTCGTAGTCGATCGACATGTGCCCGATCTCACCCGCGGCCCCGGTGACGCCGCGAAAGAGCCGGTTGTCGAACACGATCGCTCCGCCGACGCCGGTCCCCAGCGTCACCATCACGAACGAGTCGAAGGGACGCCCGGAGCCGTAGAACGCCGAGCCCAGGGCGGCCGCGTTGGCGTCATTCTCGGCGATGATCGGCCCAGCCACGTCGATGCCTGCCGCACTGAGCATGGGGCCGAGGTGGTCGCCGAGGTGGACGGAGTCCCAACCGGGGATGTTGGGTGGGCGGATGACCGTCGAGCGGTCCATCGAAACCACCCCCGGCGCCCCGATGCCGATGCCTTCCACCCGACCGTGCGCCTCGAAGCCCTGGACCACGCGCACCACCCCCTCCACGATCCGTTGGAGCACGCGCTCCGGTCCCTGGTCCGCCTCGGTGGGGAGGACGGCCTGGCGGACGATCCCCTCGGCGCGCTCGACAAGCGCAACCTTCAGGTTCGTCCCGCCGAGATCGACGCCGACGGCATACTCGGAAGAGGCATGCAGCATCTACTCGCCGGCCTCCACTCGGTAGACGCGCTCACCCGGGCGTCGCATGCCGTACTCCTCCCTAGCGACGCGCTCCAGGGTCGCATCGTCCAGGCCTGCTTCCAGCATCGATGCCAGGGCCTCGTTTTCTGCCGTCAGTCGGTCGTTCTCCACCGTCAGCCGGTCCAGTTCGTGGGCGTAGCTGACGCGACGGAGCACGCTGTGGCTGTCGAAAAAGGCGACCCAGAGGGCGAGCCCGACGAGGCCCAGCAGAAGCACGTTGCGGCGGAGACGCTTCGACATGGCGAGGTGAGGGGGACAGGGCAAAGGTAGCCGGTTCCGGCGCTCGGGGGAAACCGGGCGCCGGAACCGCTCTCACCCTAGAAACGGAAGGCCTCCATCCCCGGGTAGATCGCCGAGTCGCCGAGCAGCTCCTCAATGCGGAGCAGCTGGTTGTACTTCGCGAGGCGGTCGCTCCGCGACGCCGAGCCTGTCTTGATCTGCCCGCATCCGCACGCCACGGCCAGGTCGGCGATGGTGGTGTCCTCGGTCTCGCCCGAGCGGTGGCTCATCACCGACGCGTAGGCGTAGCGGTGCGCCAGATCGACCGCCTCCATGGTTTCCGTCAGCGTGCCGATCTGGTTGCACTTGATCAGGATGGCGTTGGCCGTGTCCTCGTCGATGCCGCGCTGCAGCCGGTCCGTGTTGGTCACGAAGAGGTCGTCGCCGACGATCTGGATGGTCTCGCCGCAGCGCTCGGTCAGCGAGGCCCAGCCGTCCCAGTCGTCCTCGTCCATGGCGTCCTCGATCGAGATGATCGGGTACTCGTCCACCCAGCCGGCCCAGTAGTCGACCATCTCCTCAGAGGAGAGCTTCCGGTCCGGGTCGGACTTGTAGAAGACGTACTTGCCGTCCTGGTACATCTCCGACGCGGCCGGGTCGAGGGCGATGAAGAGGTCCTGCCCGGCCTCATACCCCGCCTTGTCGATGGCCTCCAGGATGACCTCGATGGCCTCCTCGTTGGAGCCGAGGTTGGGGGCGAAGCCGCCCTCATCCCCCACGGCCGTCGAGTAGCCCTTCTTCTTGAGGACCGCCTTCAGGTGGTGAAAGGTCTCGACGCCCATCCGGAGGCCCTCCGAGAAGGACGTCGCGCCGACGGGCATCACCATGAACTCCTGGAAGTCCACCGAGTTGTCGGCGTGGCGCCCGCCGTTGATGATGTTCATCATCGGAACCGGCAGGCGGCGGGCGTTGGCACCGCCGAGGTAACTGTAGAGCGGAAGGCCGGTCACGATGGCGCCCGCGCGCGCGGCGGCCAGGGAGACGCCCAGCAGCGCGTTCGCACCCAGCGACGACTTGTTCTCGGTACCGTCGAGGTCGATCAGCGCGGCGTCGAGCGCTGCCTGGTCGAGCACGTCGTACCCGGCGACCTCGGCCGCGATCACGTCGTTGACGTTGGCGACGGCCTTCAGGACGCCCTTGCCCATGTAGACGGC from Rubrivirga sp. SAORIC476 includes the following:
- a CDS encoding septum formation initiator family protein, with protein sequence MSKRLRRNVLLLGLVGLALWVAFFDSHSVLRRVSYAHELDRLTVENDRLTAENEALASMLEAGLDDATLERVAREEYGMRRPGERVYRVEAGE
- a CDS encoding ROK family protein — translated: MLHASSEYAVGVDLGGTNLKVALVERAEGIVRQAVLPTEADQGPERVLQRIVEGVVRVVQGFEAHGRVEGIGIGAPGVVSMDRSTVIRPPNIPGWDSVHLGDHLGPMLSAAGIDVAGPIIAENDANAAALGSAFYGSGRPFDSFVMVTLGTGVGGAIVFDNRLFRGVTGAAGEIGHMSIDYEGPYDRAGVAGAIEAYLGQRFLSRHARYQLLARDTDLHETSGDDLKDVTPERVHSAALAGDEAAIEVLAWAGHKLGVLLGSVVNLLDIRKVIVGGGVSRAGDLLLEPARRAMLRAVIPSMSEGIEIVQETRGNDVAMLGAARLVFEHIDDAT
- the eno gene encoding phosphopyruvate hydratase, with the protein product MSAIVSVHARQILDSRGNPTVEVDVITDDGAVGRAAVPSGASTGVHEAVELRDGDEAVYMGKGVLKAVANVNDVIAAEVAGYDVLDQAALDAALIDLDGTENKSSLGANALLGVSLAAARAGAIVTGLPLYSYLGGANARRLPVPMMNIINGGRHADNSVDFQEFMVMPVGATSFSEGLRMGVETFHHLKAVLKKKGYSTAVGDEGGFAPNLGSNEEAIEVILEAIDKAGYEAGQDLFIALDPAASEMYQDGKYVFYKSDPDRKLSSEEMVDYWAGWVDEYPIISIEDAMDEDDWDGWASLTERCGETIQIVGDDLFVTNTDRLQRGIDEDTANAILIKCNQIGTLTETMEAVDLAHRYAYASVMSHRSGETEDTTIADLAVACGCGQIKTGSASRSDRLAKYNQLLRIEELLGDSAIYPGMEAFRF